The Fusarium fujikuroi IMI 58289 draft genome, chromosome FFUJ_chr01 sequence CTTCTACCTAACCCGGTTCCGTCGAAACTAGCGCCTGAGGTGACTGCAGGTCTCAAGACCTTTGGCGTGCGaatgccatcttcaaccctcGCCTTGTCTCTTATCAAGCTAGCTGGTGTACCCCTGGCGGCACCATCAGCCAACGCTTCCACCAAACCTTCACCCACAGCGGCACAACATGTGATGGACGACCTCAACGGAAAGATCGAGCTCATTTTGGACGGTGGACACTGCCAAGTGGGTGTGGAGAGTACTGTTGTGGATGGACTGTGTAACCCCCCCGTCGTCCTTCGTCCGGGAGGTATCGGAATAGATGAGCTACGAAGCTGCCCCGGTTGGGAGAATGTATCAATAGCTTATAAAGACAAGAGCGAAGAGGGAAAAGCTGCACCTCGTGCTCCAGGGATGAAGTACAAGCACTACAGTCCAAAGGCAACAGTAGTGCTTTATGAGTCGAGTTTCGCAGAAGGGGTCAATGGAATAGCTTCTTTCGACTTGAAGGCGGCCAATGAGACAGTCAATGGCCATGCTAGCAACGATGAGCGGAAGGGCAGGGTTGTCGGGGTTATTCGCACCCAGCGATGGAAGTCAGGGGCTGGTCTGCGATGCACCAGCTTTCAGCATCTCGCCGACGTACAAGGagccgatgaggatgactcgCCATTCCAAGTATACGAGGGCGATCTGTTGGATGAAAAGGAGCAGCCAATAGGAAATATCTTGGATATCGATCTGGGCAGAGGCACTGAAGGAATTGCGAGAGGCCTTTTTGCGGCGCTGCGGGAGTTTGATCGACGAGGCGCAGACACCATTTTTGTTGATGGTATAGACGATAGAAGCGATATCGCAGCGGCGGTCATGAATCGGCTCCGCAAAGCGGCTTCAGAGACTAGAGCATGAATGATCATATCAATTAGAACACCAGCACATGTTAAATGAAAACCCCTCCGTTTCTTAACCCTGTGTCAGCCaaaccagaccagaccagaccacTGGCGggtcgtcttcctcttttgATTTTGGGTTTGCATGCGGCGCTGAATAACGACAAAACTCCCGACTCTCCACACATAAACCTGCTCCCATCTCTACAGACCCTGACGGAGCCAGTCCGCCAGTTTCGACTTTCCTAGCTGCGCCAAGTTGTTGACGCCCTGTTCGCTAAGATCGATGCGGCCAACGGGCATGTCTTGAGTGGGTGCTCGACTGACGCGCTGGGTGATGATAGTGGGATCAGTCTCAAGAATGATGCCGTCGtcgacaatctcatcaataGCTAGCGAAACAAGGTCGTAGTTCTCGACAATTGTCCTCTTGTCAACGGATTGCCTATAGTACTATGTTAGCGGTGCTTCAATGGTTTGCGCGGGCTCGAAAGGAAAGGAACTGACTTGAAGAGGATGTGGAGAGAGTCCCGCAGAGCGAGAATGGTGTTGTAGAGCAGAATCTCGTTCTCGTCGACACTGCCAACAACATACATCATGACATCTGACTCCATCTTGTACAGCACAATTCGGTTATCGTAAAGGATGATATCGCCGTTCTGCTTGGCAGTTTTGTCGATAAGACCCTTCTCAAAAGCCTTTTGCGACTTCACGTCGGAGTAGGGGTTGGCTGAGGAGCTTGTGGGAGCTGTTGGTAAACAGTTGTCAGCTGTCGTTGCGCTCACTGGAAGCATAGGGAGGGAAGCTGGGAAGCTCAGGGGAGGATGAATGTACCATTAGGTGCTGAATGAGGTGGCTGGAAGTACTTTGCGAATATCCGAGAGCCATCTTCAGTGCTGAGGATCAGGATGGCCTGAACCGAGAAGAGCGACATCCCAGGTGCCATGATTGCAAGATGTTGTAGTGTTTGTTGGCTTGTAAGTGCTCTCCTTCAATGGTGGCCCCTCCAGATGCCAACAATGCCACAGTCAGGGATACCCGGGACCAACGTTTGACCGCTCCGCATGGCTGACcgtcttatcttatcaaaaGCTCCCTGCATGAGCCCCTCGCGTCAAGCACTTTACGCGTCTGCAAAAAGGAGACGCGAACCGTCGCCCAGCCAATCCCTGCGCGGcccctcctcttcaccaccaatttcccaacatcaacagttGCGAAGGACAAGGGTCAAGCCAAGTCGCCTTTTCTAACTTCTGTGGCATAAACATACAGATAACCCAAAACGAAAATGTCGTCGCCTACGAAAAGGTCGACACGCAGCTCAGCGACTCCTCGTCGTGCTGCTGGCAGTTCAGAGACGCCCCGTCGAGGAAATTCTCAGCTCGATGCCCCTTCGAGCCCCTTCCCCTACGAGTCTTCGTCCCCAGGACCAATGAATCAGAATAATCTCCCCGGAGAAGTGTCTTCGCCATTGGGGCATATGACGAACAGTCAGAGCGATGCCCATACTCAAAGCGACCTGGATCCTCAAAGAACACCTCGGGCAAACCCAACCACACCGGCCCATCATGGAGGTAAGAGAACTGGCTcaatcaacctcatcttcacTTAATTAACCACCATAGGATCTTCACCTATCCGCTATGATCCTAGCTCCAGCCCCGGCAGATCACTTCGGCAACAATCTGAACTTCGAAGTGAGAGCAGCGGCTTGTTCTTGGGTTCTCAACTCGGCACGCCAGCACCCCACCGAAGAGGCGATATCAACTCCGATGCGACTCGAACGCCCCGTGCTTCTCGGCGAGTGATTCTCGATGATGCTGGCCGTGTAGTTCGGGAGGGCCCCGCTGATGGATCCGATGCCGCCTCTTTCGCGAACAGGGACCCCAACACGTCAGAGGCTGATGTTCTTGGTGGACAAGGACAAAGTCTTATTTGGGGCACGACTGTCTCCATCGACGATACCTTCGCATCGTTCAAGGAATTCCTTCGCAACTTCACACAGAAGTATCGGATGTACCGCGATGGTGCGTCAGATGAAGACGTTCAGAACGCTCCTGATGCAGAGTCAAAGCCGTATTGGGAGGCTCTGGAGAACATGTTGCTCTTGGGAACGACACGACTCTATCTTGATATTTCTGACCTGAATCTATATCCACCGACCCGAAAGCTATGGCATCAAATTCAAGCCTACCCCCAAGAAATCGTGCCAGTCATGGATCAGTCCGTTCATGACATGATGGTCGAAATTGCACGGGCTGAGACTTTGAGAAACCGTCAATCGCAGAGCAGCGCTGGCCATCAAGCCTCCCAACAGAGCACCCAGAGCTCAGAACCTGTCTTTCCCAGCTCAGATAGACCCGAGGAGGCGCCCACACCCCGGACACAGCCggatcaacaacagcaggcTTCGTTGGAGGATCAAGTAGCTTCGTCCATTTACGTCGTTCGACCATTTGGCCTGGACAAGACCACCAACCTGAGAGATCTGAACCCCTCTGGTAAGTTATATTCTCCTGTAATTATCGCTTCCTTCGACTAACATGGACCAGATATGGACCGCTTGATCAGCATCAAGGGTCTCGTTATCCGAACAACCCCCGTTATTCCTGATATGAAAGATGCCTTCTTCCGTTGCAATGTTTGCAACCACTCTGTCAATGTTGGCTTAGATCGTGGTAAAATTCGCGAGCCCACTGAGTGTCCTCGTGAGATTTGCAAGTCCAAGAACTCCATGTTGATCGTGCACAACAGATGTTCCTTCGAGGACAAGCAGGTCATTAAGCTTCAGGAGACACCTGATGCTGTGCCTGCTGGTCAGACGCCTCATTCAGTGTCGGTCTGCGTTTACAACGAGCTGGTGGATTTTTGCAAGGCTGGTGACCGTGTCGAGTTGACAGGTATCTTCCGTGTCAGCTCTGTTCGTGTCAACCCCCGCCAGCGTGCCCTCAAGAGTGTGCACAAGACATATGTTGACGTTCTCCACATTCAAAAGGTCGATAAGAAGCGCATGGGCGCTGACCCTTCTACGCTCGGTGTCGCTGGTgaggaggaagctgaagctggagagaACGGCATCGAAGAGACACGAAAGATCACGattgaggacgaggagaagATCCGGGAGACAGCCGCCCGTGACGATATCTACGAGCTTCTTGCTCGTTCCCTAGCTCCCTCGATCTACGAAATGGACGACGTCAAGAAGGGCATCCTGCTACAACTCTTTGGGGGCACCAACAAGACGTTTCAAAAGGGTGGCAGTCCCAAATATCGAGGTGACATCAATGTTCTCCTCTGTGGTGACCCGTCGACAGCTAAGTCGCAGATGCTTTCGTACGTTCACAAGATTGCCCCCCGTGGTGTTTACACGAGTGGTAAGGGATCCTCAGCCGTCGGTTTAACTGCGTACGTCACTCGCGACCCAGAAACGAGACAGCTTGTCCTCGAGTCTGGAGCCCTGGTCCTATCAGACGGAGGTGTCTGCTGCATCGACGAGTTTGATAAGATGTCAGATGCTACGCGCTCCGTACTCCACGAAGTGATGGAGCAGCAGACCGTCTCAGTCGCCAAAGCTGGTATTATCACCACTCTCAATGCGCGAACCAGTATCCTCGCCTCCGCAAACCCTATCGGCAGTCGGTACAACCCCGATCTTCCTGTTCCTCAGAATATTGACCTCCCTCCTACCCTTCTCTCGCGATTTGATCTCGTGTACCTCATCCTGGACAatgccgatgagaagaacgatCGACGCTTAGCCAAGCACCTTTTGTCGCTTTACCTTGAGGACAAGCCTCAATCCGCTCCCAACAACAATGATATTCTGCCAGTCGAGTTCCTCACTCTCTATATCTCCTATGCGAGATCCAAGATTCAACCTACCATCTCACAAGAAGCGGCTCAGGAGCTGGTCGACTGCTATGTTGCCATGCGCTCCCTTGGACAAGATGTCCGCGCGGCTGATAAGCGTATCACTGCCACTACCCGTCAGCTTGAGAGTATGATCCGTCTCTCGGAAGCTCATGCCAAAATGCGCCTTTCTGAGACTGTCACACGTGACGATGTTGTCGAGGCCAATCGTCTCATTCAGAGCGCCCTCAAGACCGCCGCCACAGATGCTCAGGGACGTATTGACATGAGTCTCCTCACTGAGGGAACAAGTGCTGCTGATCGCAAGCGTCGCGATGAGCTACGCACCGCTCTCCTACGCCTCTTGGACGACATGACAGCTGGTGGCAACACCGTGCGTTGGGGTGATGTTGCTCGCCGACTGAGTGAGGGCGCCAGCATTCCTGTGGAACAGTCCGAATTCAACGAGGTGATGAGGGCTCTTGAGGCGGAGAGCGCCATCATGATCACAGGCGAAGGAGCGAGAAGGACCATCCGCAGAGTGACCTCTGTTGCATAGAGATGATGAGTACGGGGCTCACTCGACGTTGAATGATATACCATGTAGatgagttgatgaggtttACTGGGATCAAAGGTTgtacgatgatgatgaatctcCTGGCTGGGTCAGGCGTTGGGCATATTTGTGGGTGATAGATAGAGGTGGGCATGTTTGATTTGATTAATGCTATGGTCATTCTACCAGCCTTGAAACCTGTACCGGGGTGTTAATGTCCGGTCCGAGCGCTTTGTTAACTTCAGTAGCAACTTCCAGAGCATCTGTTAGAGTGTCGATCAAGTCTTGTTCGTTTTCTAGGCCAGCCGAGATACGCACACTTGCTTCCCTGACTCCTAGTTCATGCATATACGCCTTCTCGTCTGGTTTCTTACCAAAGACGACCATGTTGTACGCAAACATGATTGTGACATGTCCGCCAAGGTGAGGGCTCGGATAGAAGCCTGCCCTGTCGTAGAAGGCTGTCGCAGCTTCAACAGTTGAGAATTCAACAGTCAGGAGGCAGCCGTATCCAGGCTCTGGCAGTTCTGGTGTTGCTCGCCTTAGAATTGCATCGTAGTTTGACTTGCTGCTGAGTTGCTTGGGATATTGCACATTGACCACAGGAGAGTCTGGGGCCGACCTGGCACTGTTGAGAAAGTTGGCCATGGCGAGAGCGTTCCGGTTCAGAATCTTGGTACGCTCAAGGAGGTCCCTTGAATTAGAGAGCAAGACTTGAGCATCGGAAGCAAAGAGTTCATTATGATGTGACTCTTTGAAAAGGGTCCGAAGATTATGATAATGGGGAGAAGTGGGATTTAGGACGATGGAACCGCCCATGACATTGGCATAGCCACTGAAGGATTTGGTGAGAGACGAAAGGAGGATGTCTGAGCGGGATAGGACGTCAACATTGGCGAAACCACTAATTGtgtcgtcgatgatgagaaagaatCCATGCTCTTCAGACTATTGGAATGTCAGCAGCAAGTTAGGGCAGGGCAATATGAGATCTACTTACTAGTTCCTTCAAACGATTCGTATCGACAGTTTCCAAGGTTGGATTCCCAGGAACCTCCACAAATGCATGGCTAACAGGTCTTCCCTCCTGCTTCTCATGCTTCAGCCAATCTTCAAAGGCCGAAAGACCTTGTTCATCAACCTTTCCAAAGTGCTTCAATCCTTGCGGGCATTCTTCTATAAGATGGTGGTATGTATTGTGAAAGATGATGCCCAGCACGGCAATAGTGCCAGGTCGGTGCTTTGTCAACAGAGAGCTGGAGTGGAAGATAGCAGCCATGCCCGTCGGGTACAGAAACACATCGCTTGGTATACACTTCACTTTGTCTGCATCAACAGGCGCACGATGGAGAAGGTCGACGATCCTCGTCCGGAGATCACCATGGGCTTCGGTCTCGGGAGTCCAAGTCGGAGATGGGAGAGGGCCCTTTTCAGCTTCATAGAGAACTTCCTTGATAGTGTCTATGC is a genomic window containing:
- a CDS encoding related to translation initiation protein SUA5, producing METRIVKVPSKGSLGQFRPGDGLARLNHWEDTPVAFPTETVYGLGADATRTPSVKGIYSAKGRPSDNPLISHVCDLEMLRQYIGHTDETDPIPQRYRALIERFWPGPLTILLPNPVPSKLAPEVTAGLKTFGVRMPSSTLALSLIKLAGVPLAAPSANASTKPSPTAAQHVMDDLNGKIELILDGGHCQVGVESTVVDGLCNPPVVLRPGGIGIDELRSCPGWENVSIAYKDKSEEGKAAPRAPGMKYKHYSPKATVVLYESSFAEGVNGIASFDLKAANETVNGHASNDERKGRVVGVIRTQRWKSGAGLRCTSFQHLADVQGADEDDSPFQVYEGDLLDEKEQPIGNILDIDLGRGTEGIARGLFAALREFDRRGADTIFVDGIDDRSDIAAAVMNRLRKAASETRA
- a CDS encoding related to coatomer protein zeta chain, giving the protein MAPGMSLFSVQAILILSTEDGSRIFAKYFQPPHSAPNAPTSSSANPYSDVKSQKAFEKGLIDKTAKQNGDIILYDNRIVLYKMESDVMMYVVGSVDENEILLYNTILALRDSLHILFKQSVDKRTIVENYDLVSLAIDEIVDDGIILETDPTIITQRVSRAPTQDMPVGRIDLSEQGVNNLAQLGKSKLADWLRQGL
- a CDS encoding probable replication licensing factor MCM4, encoding MSSPTKRSTRSSATPRRAAGSSETPRRGNSQLDAPSSPFPYESSSPGPMNQNNLPGEVSSPLGHMTNSQSDAHTQSDLDPQRTPRANPTTPAHHGGSSPIRYDPSSSPGRSLRQQSELRSESSGLFLGSQLGTPAPHRRGDINSDATRTPRASRRVILDDAGRVVREGPADGSDAASFANRDPNTSEADVLGGQGQSLIWGTTVSIDDTFASFKEFLRNFTQKYRMYRDGASDEDVQNAPDAESKPYWEALENMLLLGTTRLYLDISDLNLYPPTRKLWHQIQAYPQEIVPVMDQSVHDMMVEIARAETLRNRQSQSSAGHQASQQSTQSSEPVFPSSDRPEEAPTPRTQPDQQQQASLEDQVASSIYVVRPFGLDKTTNLRDLNPSDMDRLISIKGLVIRTTPVIPDMKDAFFRCNVCNHSVNVGLDRGKIREPTECPREICKSKNSMLIVHNRCSFEDKQVIKLQETPDAVPAGQTPHSVSVCVYNELVDFCKAGDRVELTGIFRVSSVRVNPRQRALKSVHKTYVDVLHIQKVDKKRMGADPSTLGVAGEEEAEAGENGIEETRKITIEDEEKIRETAARDDIYELLARSLAPSIYEMDDVKKGILLQLFGGTNKTFQKGGSPKYRGDINVLLCGDPSTAKSQMLSYVHKIAPRGVYTSGKGSSAVGLTAYVTRDPETRQLVLESGALVLSDGGVCCIDEFDKMSDATRSVLHEVMEQQTVSVAKAGIITTLNARTSILASANPIGSRYNPDLPVPQNIDLPPTLLSRFDLVYLILDNADEKNDRRLAKHLLSLYLEDKPQSAPNNNDILPVEFLTLYISYARSKIQPTISQEAAQELVDCYVAMRSLGQDVRAADKRITATTRQLESMIRLSEAHAKMRLSETVTRDDVVEANRLIQSALKTAATDAQGRIDMSLLTEGTSAADRKRRDELRTALLRLLDDMTAGGNTVRWGDVARRLSEGASIPVEQSEFNEVMRALEAESAIMITGEGARRTIRRVTSVA
- a CDS encoding related to O-succinylhomoserine (thiol)-lyase; this encodes MPVLKTQSEFGHAPPPQTPYSVITNLPGWDVARAIREGDPAPLKKLVHIYPRFMPTHYSAQLGHEIARRLGHTDKAALVYLNPAVWPYTLHHITHENRGDKRLTVQDATLKCVDIAGHRVYVVLVSPTAIPAVMLTWQNPGLGISIRGAEGLLKGIDTIKEVLYEAEKGPLPSPTWTPETEAHGDLRTRIVDLLHRAPVDADKVKCIPSDVFLYPTGMAAIFHSSSLLTKHRPGTIAVLGIIFHNTYHHLIEECPQGLKHFGKVDEQGLSAFEDWLKHEKQEGRPVSHAFVEVPGNPTLETVDTNRLKELSEEHGFFLIIDDTISGFANVDVLSRSDILLSSLTKSFSGYANVMGGSIVLNPTSPHYHNLRTLFKESHHNELFASDAQVLLSNSRDLLERTKILNRNALAMANFLNSARSAPDSPVVNVQYPKQLSSKSNYDAILRRATPELPEPGYGCLLTVEFSTVEAATAFYDRAGFYPSPHLGGHVTIMFAYNMVVFGKKPDEKAYMHELGVREASVRISAGLENEQDLIDTLTDALEVATEVNKALGPDINTPVQVSRLVE